ACACAGTATCATACATTCAAGAGATCAAATCCATCGCTGGTGACCAGTCTTCGTGTGGCCGATAACTAGCAAGCCAGCGAGACATCAGTGGTTCATATCACATTAGCATCAGATGTTCCCATTCATCACCTTGGTCATCTCTTGACCGTCTATTCCACCTATCTTCGCATCCATTTCTCCCGAGGCCCTGTCTTGGCACTATCTGGCATTAGCCTGCATCCAAGGGTGCACTCAGGATTGCAGTAGTGCGGGCTAGTTCGGCGTCTAGTCTACTGGTctcgaaagaagcagaaTGGGATAGGCGCGACCCTGGTCATCCAGCTCGTTTCGACTGTACTGTTTAAAGCCCATTTTTGCGTAGAATTGCGCCGCCCGGGGGTTCTGTTCGTTGACGTCAACCAGAACCGCAGTATGGCCTTTCTGCCTCGCCTGTTCCACCACTCTTTGTACGAGCTGAGACCCGATTCCCGACCCGAAGCATTCTGGATCCACAAACAACGCCTCCATGTGTGTCTGGGTGTCTGTTTCCGAAACAAGAACAAAGGCCTTGATGGTGCCAGAGTCGTCTCTGTGCAATATGAAGTCGTCCTGGTGGAAGAATCGACTGACCGTCAGCTGTTGATCGATCTCATCGATCTCTGCTGGGCTCAGAAACTCGTGAGATGCTTCCACCGATCTTCTCCATACTCTGTGGATTTGTTCTTCGGGTGTCGTCATGaaaagaggaagaaggggtactgaagaagaaaagggCTAATAAAAGAATTAGTTGATTGTTCGTGATGAAAATGGAGGAGTtctggaagatggtggagagCATAGATTCCAAGTTGGGTTGGTTAGGGCGAGACTGGGAGACGAGGGCGCGTTGGGAGACATCAAGGCCATCTCTTGCGCGACATTCAGTCGAACTAGCCATTAGTCTTACATTGGAGACACCAAGACCCTCTCTTGAGCGACACTCAGTCGAACGAGCCATTTGGCCTGACAAGAAGTGTGATCTTTGTGGCAACACCAAAAACTCCAGTTAGTCGCAATTACGACTTAATCGGCCATACAGTGAATACGTCCATCTTTAAGGGAAACTTGATCACCTGTtgtggcaaaaaaaaaaaaaaaaaaaaaaaaaaaaaaaaggcgCTTGACTGCAATCGGACTGCCCTCGCGGTCCTCGGATTGCTATCGGACTGCCCTCACGGCCCTTGAGGTGTCTTCCAGATGTCTGATACGTTGGATCGGTTGGAGCGTTAGCTGAGAGTCATCATCTTTCACCTTCCGCCATCACCTCGTCACATTGCTGGACGCATCTGGCTAAGTCAACAGCAGGAAATCACACGCAAAAGTgttacagtactgtaccacgGTTCAATTGCCTCCATACTCACCAACCCCATGATCGTGCTGTCCGCCTGCATGGTTCACGCCTATGGTGCGGAGTCCGAAACCGTTGCATTCCGCATACCAACCACAGAACACGTTTCTGCTCCTGGAATGTGGCGCCAGGCGCGCCGGCACAAAGACCGCCCAGCACGCCCCGGACGGGTTACCCCCGACTCACCCTAGGACCGACTAAAAATAGCTCCTCTCGCCACCGTCGGTAACCTGATAACCCCAAGGGTGATGGGCGTCGCCCCCTTCCGGGTCTTTAACCACTGCCAGATGATAAGCTTGAAGGTTAGTTGGTGCCGTGCACAGAAGCTCCGAAGAAAAATCGAAGAAAAAtcgaagaaaaaaaagtaaaaaaaaaaattaaaaaaaaaattaagTGGTGGCAAGTGTCGGCAAGTGTCAGCAAGTGTCAGCAAGTGTACCTTAGAGAAAGAGTTTAAAGTCGGGGGTGGTAAATGGTTATATATTCTGCTgggctgtttgtgtcactgtCAAAAAAACGTCTTTATGTATTTTCGTCGAAATCGTACGTTCATCTTCTGTTCTCAAAATTACAAACGCTTTGTACCGAATTCTGTAATACCTTCTGCGTCATTCGTTGCGAAGGTATTTTAATTAGTTCCGGCTATGAGAGTAGCTAGAGCTAAAATGGAGCAAGGGGGAGATGGAAAGATTTTTGGAGAAATGGggaaaaaatggggaaatAGAAGGATAAAGCTTATGTAATCCTTTTATTTTTGTCGATTTTTCCGTTACCTTTTTTTGGTGCTTATAAATCCCCGGACCGCTTTCTATCcatctctggtgcttgCCATTCCGctctcaccaccaaggtgcAGAATTAGCCAAAAGGCAATTGCAAACTACAATTTTATTTAATCCGAAACACACATTATATGCAGCCGTACGCGACTCATCTCTTGCGACATTTAACGGTTTCCGCTTTACTACGACTACGATTGTGGCCGCAACTCCTACGACCAACTCTTGTCTactctctctccacctctctccacctctctCCACCCTCCTCAGTTCGATCCCCAGTGCTACACTACAGTGCTACACTACAGTGCCACACACAGTGCAACAAACAGCACCCCAATCCGCGTGAATGATATCGCTACTTCCAGACCTGGACCATTTGACGGGCGACGAGCAGGCGTGGTTTCTGACGTTTGCGTCGTCGGTGGCCTGCATTCTGGGCTGTCTGATTCTCTACGTGGACAGCGTCATCTACGGGTTCCGACGCCTCAAGGGCTGGATCACCGGAGAACCTGCGGGCGAAACGGAGGATCTGTGGAACTCCAAGGGCTTTCTGATCATCTCGCTGTCGCTGTCAGGCGGCAttctcatcttcaccgCTCTTTACAGACTGTTTCCCCAGGCGCTGGTCTACCTGGAACACTCGGAGCTGCTGACGCCCCAACAAAGCAActttctggttctggtcaTGTTCACCAGCGGCGTCATTGTCTGTGCCGGAATCAACTACCTGGTTCACGCCGCCACCTCCAAATCAATCGTCCATTGCGTGCACGGAGACGAACGAAAAGATAGCGCCGTCACcgcaacctcctcctccagccacaCCCACACTGaactaccaccaccacgtGCCCACACCCAGACACGAACCCACAGTCACGTCCATGGTGGACACCATCACGTGCATCACCAGGATTCTCCCCTCACCCACGCGACCCACACACACGTGATCCCCGCGGGAGAAATGTCCGAAAGCACCCCCTTGCTCCATGTGGCTCCCAGAAAGCGGTCGATTCTCGATCTGGCCCATGAAACCATCAAGGGAGCGGCTCCTGTCGGAGAGTGTCGAGGATACACCTGTGGCGACTGTTGTGCGCCCGAGGATCAGGTGATTTGCGACCCCGATCCGTTTGAAGAGCCGTTTGCTTACCCCGGAGAAGAATTCCGGTTCCAGGACGACCATGCTCACGTTCACCATGATCGAGAGGACATAGACGACATTGATCCTCTTGACGACCACCATCATGATCACGACCATCACGATCACGATCATGACACTGATCTGGAACACCAGgtccatcaccatcatGTTTCCACCCGACGTTCGCATCTGTACTCCATTGCGCTTCAGACGGGTCTGGCCATCACTCTACACAAGCTTCCCGAGGGCTTCATCACCTTTGCCACTTCTCACGcagacaaggagctcgGGCTCAACGTGTTTCTGTCGCTGGTGGTTCACAACTTCACCGAGGGATTCACGATTGCATTTCCCTTTTACGCGTCGCTTCGGAAAAAGTGGCAGGCCGTGTTGCTGGCGTCCATTCTGGGCGGCTGTTCCCAACCTCTGGGAGCAGTGGTGGCCTGGCTCATGTTCCGGCACCAGAACCTGCATACGGATGCCACCGATATTCTGTATGGGTCAATTATGGGCATGACGTGCGGGTTTCTGTGCATCATTGGGCTGCAGATGTACGGCACCGCCATTGGTTTTGGAGGCACACAAAAGGTG
The Yarrowia lipolytica chromosome 1A, complete sequence genome window above contains:
- a CDS encoding uncharacterized protein (Compare to YALI0A00957g, similar to Q8U8U2 Agrobacterium tumefaciens putative acetyl transferase): MTTPEEQIHRVWRRSVEASHEFLSPAEIDEIDQQLTVSRFFHQDDFILHRDDSGTIKAFVLVSETDTQTHMEALFVDPECFGSGIGSQLVQRVVEQARQKGHTAVLVDVNEQNPRAAQFYAKMGFKQYSRNELDDQGRAYPILLLSRPVD
- a CDS encoding uncharacterized protein (Compare to YALI0A00979g, similar to Saccharomyces cerevisiae ZRT3 (YKL175W); ancestral locus Anc_1.172, similar to uniprot|P34240 Saccharomyces cerevisiae YKL175w ZRT3 vacuolar membrane protein involved in the regulation of zinc storage); translated protein: MISLLPDLDHLTGDEQAWFLTFASSVACILGCLILYVDSVIYGFRRLKGWITGEPAGETEDLWNSKGFLIISLSLSGGILIFTALYRLFPQALVYLEHSELLTPQQSNFLVLVMFTSGVIVCAGINYLVHAATSKSIVHCVHGDERKDSAVTATSSSSHTHTELPPPRAHTQTRTHSHVHGGHHHVHHQDSPLTHATHTHVIPAGEMSESTPLLHVAPRKRSILDLAHETIKGAAPVGECRGYTCGDCCAPEDQVICDPDPFEEPFAYPGEEFRFQDDHAHVHHDREDIDDIDPLDDHHHDHDHHDHDHDTDLEHQVHHHHVSTRRSHLYSIALQTGLAITLHKLPEGFITFATSHADKELGLNVFLSLVVHNFTEGFTIAFPFYASLRKKWQAVLLASILGGCSQPLGAVVAWLMFRHQNLHTDATDILYGSIMGMTCGFLCIIGLQMYGTAIGFGGTQKVCLTSAFAGMFIVGSCYALTA